Within Vicia villosa cultivar HV-30 ecotype Madison, WI linkage group LG1, Vvil1.0, whole genome shotgun sequence, the genomic segment TTTACCAACATCCTTTTGGCATTTATCCATAGCTCATGCCGTTCATCTTATAAATCGACTAACTTTTCCTCTTATACATAATAATACTTCctattttttactttttcataAACTTCCTTCATATGACACTTTAAAATGCTTTGGATGTCTTGCTTATGCTTTCACCATTGAACAAAATCATACTAAGTTTGATCCTTGATCCACAAAATGTGTTTTTCTAGGTTATAAACAAGGTACCAAAGGATATCTCTTATTTATTCTGTTTACTAACAAATTTTTTGTTTCCAGGAATGTATTATTTTATGAATCTCATTATCCCTTTGTTATTGCTCATGATCACCTTCCCCTTCCACCTTTACCCACATGTCATCAGGACAACACCTATTTAGAAACTCTTCATTTGGATAACACTAACCATTTCCCTCTTGCATCCAACCCACCCTTACCAAACACTTCTCCAATTCCTATACCACCACCAAACCTGATTCCCCCAAGGACAAAACTTCTCCCACCCCCTTCTCcaccacaacttcatgccctaacacctAACCCCCTTACACCGGCCCCTGGTCGCTCCATTAGACAAACCAAACCTCCTTCCTACCTAAACATTTATCACTGCAACCTTCTTCAATGCACCCAATCCTCCTTCCTTAAATATCCCGAACCTCCCTTTCTCCTTTCCTCCGCCATATCCTATGATAAAACTTTCTTCCTATCCCTTTCTTATACCTATGAACCAACCACCTTTGCACAAGCCAATAAGCATAACTGTTGGATACAAGCAATGCCAAATGAGGTTAACGCACTTCCACAAAACAACACCTAGACCATTGTTGATCTCCCACCCAATAAAACACTTATTGGTTGTAAATGGATATAAAGTAAAATACCATGCTGACGGATTTATTGACCGATACAAGGCTAGACTCGTCGCAAAACAATATACTTAACTTAAAGGTGTCGATTACTTCGACATCTTCTCACCTGTTGCCAAATCAACTACTGTTTGGACACTCATTGCCTTAGCCTCCATCAAGAATTGGCATATAGAATAACTAGATATTAATAATGCTTTCCTCCATGGAGATCTCAATGAGGAAGTGTGCATGACCATTCCCAAAGGTTTCACCCCTCCTTCCTCTTCTCCCGCACAGGTTTGCAAGCTTAATAAAAGTCTCTATGGACTCAAACAAGCTAGTCGTCAATGGTATTCAAAattatctattttttaatttctatatGTTACATTTCTTCCAATGCCGATTCCtctttatttacaaaatcttgTGCTAATAGTTTCACTGCTTTACTAGTGTATGTAGACGACTTAGTTTTAGCAGGTAACAACCTTCATGAAATCCACCATGTGAAGTCCCTTCTTCATAACCAATTATGTATCAATGATCTTAGACAACTTCGATACTTTTTAGGCCTTGAAGTAGCACACTCCACATCTGGTATTTTAGTTAATCAACATCACTATGTTCTTGATTTACTAAAGAAAACAGATATGCTTGCTACTAAACCTTCTCCTAGTCCATATAATCTCTCTTTGAAACTTCATTGCACAACATCTCCTCCCTATCACGACTCTACACGATACTGTAGACTGATAGGTCTGTTAATTTTTTAACCACAACCAGACCCGACACTGCCTTTGCAATTCAATAACTTAGCCAGTTTGTGTCTAAACCTATTGTTACACATTATCAAGCTGCTACTAAGATATTGCAATATTTAAAATATAGTCCTACACGGGGGCTGCTTTATTTTGCATCTTCTAACTTAATTCTTTCCGACTTTGCAGATAGCGATTGGGTTACTTGCCCTTCCACACGACGCTTTGTCACAGGCTTTGTTGTTTTTCTTGGCAGCTCCTTAATTTCATGGAAATCGAAGAAGCAGAACACCATTTTCCGCTCCAGCTCTGAAGCAGAATACGACACACTCGCCAACCTCACTTGTGAAATTCAGTGGCTCCAATACTTATTTCAAAATTTGCACATTTAGTTTCCTCAACCCGCTGCATTATACTCTGACAACCGATCTGCGATTTACTTAGCCCATAATCCGAAGTTTCACGAGCGTTTCAGACACATCGAAATGGACTTCCACTTAATCCGTGAAAAGCTGGAATCAGGTCTTATCAATTTATTTCATGTTCCTTCTTCTGCACAAATTGCCGACGTTCTAACCAAACCTCTTTCAACACCGGCCTTTTCTTCCTTCATGACCAAGCTTAGCCTTGCCTCCGTCCACCGTCCAGCTTGTGGGGGCGTGTTAGCATATAAATCTACTAATTAGGAATAACCGTTACTCTTTCCATGTATTTAGGCTAGTCTGTTACTTCTATTTTGGATATATAAGTGACCACTCACTGTGTACCTATTCATTTGATTTTAACaataatatgttttttattttgggTTACTgaataatcaataatatattaaataaaaataaataataaatttaaatataattattaggtGAATTCTAGGGTGAGGGTGTAAGTAAATCCCTCACCGGTGTACcattataaaaatcaatttaagacCAATAGATCAAAAAATTATATCTATTTATAATAGGCATTACCGCATAGGATTACACATATAATCTTTTTCTAATCATGGCCGCACCTCTCTCTTCTATTTGTGTCTCAAGCTTCTTGCGACAACAAAACTCTAAATAACaagttttttttcaatttcttaaCCCTAACTTCAAAATCTAAATCAATTTACAGTCGCAATTAATTTATTGAAactgttaaataaaaaaattatcaaagcaAAAGGAAGAACAAATCAGTTAACAGGAGGGCATTTGAAAAATGCCATGTTATTAACCTTGAATTGAGAATCATGAACCGAATCagtttaaaattgaaaaattgaagaatttatattcaatttaaacttcaaaccaaataatTTTATGTAACTTTATAATTATCACCTGAAAGTTCAATATTATAACAAAAAAGAGAAGATGAAAGATATGTATTGGAGAGAACTGAAGaatgaaatattaataaaaagatgaaatatGATTAAAGGTTTGAGAGAATTGATGAATTGAACAATGGCAGAGGACACACAGAAAACAAAATAAGTTCTTCACTGTTTTTTAATTTCTGAAAGTAGGTTTAAAGAGAGAAATTTAGTGTGATTGGTGTATATAAGATACTAGTAtgtatacccgtgcgaggcacaggataaaaaatttttattttaaaaaattacgtTATAATTATTTACAGTGTACAAAATAAAGTTATGTTAACATAAAAATAAGTGGAAAGTTATTAGtagtatatataaaataagacaaaatggaagatgcactgttttacactgtcaaccaatcacgaccatgaatcagaacaagtcagactgtaattttaaaaaaacttatatgacatggcaaaacaatttgtttttattggatgacagtgtaaaacttttttacactgtcaatgcactacctttaacctcataaaataaataatttaatatataagcTGGTTGTTGTTATCTTATAGATGTGTTTATGTATGCTTAATAACATATATATTTCCCTTCACTCAAAATTCACCTACAATGAATGATTCAACAAAGGAAATGAAATCGTTTGAATGTTGGTTTCTCTAAAAGTTTTTCTTAATCCTATCTGATCCGCTTTCCGGGATAAATTGAAACATATACAATTAATAAACACCATAAATGTGGCTCGTAAATGATATAAATATATGTCTGAGATTCTTGTAATaagtataattaatattttacagGGAGAACTTTATTAGTTGCATAGTTGATTTAATGATTTGATGAATAAAGGATAATacctttagattattttcataaATAAGAAAACTAAACTCCACACAgtaataaagaaaaaattatagtaatataacatatgaaatgatatgaacataaaaatttgatttatttatattACTTAAATGAGTATGATATTTCAATATCAATTACATTAAAATTCTCAAATGCAGAACTGAGGAACACCATAATGACATGAAAACAGTAAATAAATATTCCAATCACTAATTTAAAATAAGGGCTAAGACTAAGGACTAATCCTTCATGTATATTCTTTCTATGGAAtcttttttattcttaatttgtTGTTGCACCATCTTCCAacctaaaataacatttaaaatgaATAAGTAAAATAAAGTAGTTAGAAATTTCTCTTTTCAGCTGACATGTTTATCACATAGAATAGTTCTTTTGTGTAAAGAGCGTACCCTCTGCACGCAACTGCGAATATCTTAACCGGGTTTGCAGTAAATAATTTCCTACATTCTACCGCATTCTTGAATAAAACTGAACAAATAAAAGGATGAGATTCATGCTGAAGAGTTTTCAGCCGCCTTTTTCTCCTTCAGAGTTGAAGCCAACAGTCCAAACCTTCAAAGATGAACATATCTTAGTCATTGCAATTGCAATTtcgaaaaatcaagtgaaaaaacaaacaaataccCATCCCTAGaaaaattaatagatttaattacaaaaaaattttgtttttatcttgAGAAAACTTATATCAAGATGCAAAAAGAAACAAAATCATTTCACATATTAGTCCTTACTTGTTACCAAGCTTATTGAGTTCTTTGTGGAATCCATAGTTATGTTTTTTGTCTCTTCCGTAACAAAGCTGGTATCACTCACAAACACAAGCTGCATAGCATAAGCTCTATTCAAaggaaacaaaagaaagaaatacATGTTTAAAAGTGAGAAGATGCTATAAAATAGTTGAAGTTATATTATCTTGAGTGTGCATTCTAATATCATGGAGAAAacgaacaaataataataaaagattttGATCTAAAAGGAAGAAGATAAGTCACTCCAAACCACTGTACACTGTGGTTTTCAACGCTTCACCGCCAGACAACAACCAAGACCATCGAGAAAATGACATCATCACCATTGTTCATCTCGACGCAAAATTCGTGCACCATGGTGAGATCCATCGCGCAACCACGATCGGATCAACATCAGACTCTCTCTCGAAGCACCCATCGTGCTCACCAGAAGCCTCAGACGATAGCAGATCGGAAATGCTAACAACCAACGCCACCTTCACCGCCGCGCTCCCGCACCGGCGACGGACGCCCAGCATCACACCGTTTTCACCTTCTACGCTCAACATATCCACACACCTATCTCTTCGTGTTTCTCCATAGaccgccccccccccccccccccccccccgacaAAAGCAACTCCACTTTCAACGCCCATCCACTCCGACGTCGCTGCCTCTTCCGCATTCGAGCACCAACAACCGCATCTGTGAGGTAATCTTTGCAATTCGTTTAATTCTTGGCTGTTGAAATTGTGTGagattttgtttaaatttttctttttattgtttgatGAGAAAGAGAGGATGTAGTTTAAATGAGAAAGACAAAGAGAGAACGATGGAGATAGACCTGCATATGTAGTTTAATTATTACTATGTTGGAAATACAAAGAAATGCTAACGGGTTtgtgttggaaaaagagaaaaaatttgaaaatatacaGGCCGTTGCTTATTGGTCGAAGGAAAAGGCAATACAAAGTCTTCAATAAATAGTAATAGCTAgaaattaatgaaataattaattaaatattaaaaaatataatgataatTATAGTAATATTTCCATTAATAGTATCTTTTAAAATAGTAAGAGCTCTATTTTTTTGACAAATGGCAAACTTGCCATAAAACTctttttgctttattatattttatgattttatgataGTAGAATTAATCTATCTAACGGTTATTAATAATGGTACACCATGAACCACTTATTAGGTGGTTCACCTTAGACATCACCTAATTATTATGTTAATTGTAATTTTCTGCACAGTAGTATGTTAATTTTGTGAAGAAATATTTTGGGctgtattattaaaatataagtggGCTCTTGGGTTGAAGCCCAATTCCCCTTTCATCATTCATTCATCTGTAACCTAGAGCGGCGCTGCACAAAGCCGACCATGCAGTGAGCAGTGAAGAAATTTTGCGCACAGCACCCAAGCGTAAAAGAAGATCGATCATGCTTCTGCCTCACAAATTGATTATCCAAATCTTACTGAGGTTGCCGGTAAAGTCTCTTATACGTTTCAAGTCTGTTTGTAAGTTATGgttttctctcatctctcatgaTCCCCATTTTGCAAATTCACATTTTCAACTTAACTCTGCAACACACACTCGTAGAATTCTATTAATGTCAACTTCAACTCATCAATCTCGATCCATAGATTTTGAAACATCGCTTGACGATGACAATGCTTCTTTTTCACTCAACCTTCCAGAGGGTTTTAGAGGTCTTGAAATTACAGGGTCATGTAGAGGTTTCTTACTTTTCTGCAGTTCCTTAAGCATCTATCTTTGGAATCCATACCTTTGGAATCCATCCACTGGAGTTCATAAACACATTCCTTTATCTCCTTTTGGGTTCAATTTAGATGCTGAATATTTCTATGGTTTTGGGTATGACGATTCAACCGAGGATTATTTGGTTGTTTCAATGTCTCGCATTGATTCAGGCGATCCTCCATTACGCTTGGAGTACTTCTCATTGAAATCTAATACATGGAAAGAAGTTGAGGGTCCTCACTTCCCTTATGTATTCCAGGAGGATGAGCCCAAAGGTGGTTTGCTCTATAAGGGAGCTATTCATTGGGTGGCTTATCGTTATGATTTACAAACTGATGTTATTGTTGTATTTGATTTAATGGAAAGGAAACTTTCATATATGCTTTTGCCGACTGATTCTGACGGTAGTCGTTTGGAGTGTGGTTTGTGGGTTTATGGAGAATTTCTCAGTGTATATACTAAGTATTACACAAATGATATGGTTCAAATATGGGTGATGAAAGAATACAAAGTGAACTCCTCTTGGACTATGGCTCTTGCTCTTCCCAGTGATCCATTTTTTCCATTGTGTTGTACTAAAAGTGATGATATTATTGGGACAGATGGTGAAGATGGACTGGTGAAGTACGATAAAAGTGGACAGTGTCTGGAGCAACATTCTTATCCTAATTATTATCTTAGATGCAATTTGACTATGTATATAGATTCTCTGCTTTCACTCCCTGGTGGTTATGGTGACAACCAGCAAGCTTAGGAAGATGACACAAACAAGAAGAATGCTTCACTATTTTCTTGATATTTATATTGAACTAGAGCATAGCTCCTACAGTAACAATGCAGGTTTCCCCAAGTGGCTATGTATGTAGAGTCTTTGCATCCATGGTGAATTGAGATAGCTGAAGATGACGGACGCAAACTAGAAGAATGACGTTTTGAATCATATGTGTTTGAATGCATTTGTACCACGAGCAAGTGTACTATATGagctactccctccgtctcataataagtgtcccatttgagtaatgcgcggtttttaagaaaatgattggatgtgttgattttagtaaaaaagttaatgtcatttactagaatacccctattaatagtagttgaataacgtgaaagttaataaataggggtataatagtggaaaaataataatgattgatgcattggaattgtaaatggacaattaatttgagacaaggaaaaactgcaaatgggacacttattatgagacggagggagtaatataaTATGTCATGAAATGGTTATTGGTTAAGTATTTGTAACATGCTTATTGATAACATTGACATCTATGTTTGTGTGATTCACTATTATTCATGTATGTAGGCTGTAGCTGGATTTTATCTAATGTTTTTGTCCCTGTTTGAAAATGATTCTGATTAGTTTATCCATATTGATCAATATCAAAACTCTGACTTTGACTCAAAGCAATTCATTAAAAATTTGATCATAACTACATATGTATTTGAATGAAATAGAAGGTTTTGATTGTTCTCTACTTTCTGTGGACTCTAATAATTTTGGTGCTTGTACTCTCTGTGTTTCAGTTCGGGAAAGAAAATTAATTTCAAACTAATTGATCTATATATGACCAATTACGGGAATTTTAATACTTTAGATTATAAGAAACAT encodes:
- the LOC131603360 gene encoding F-box/kelch-repeat protein At3g06240-like, coding for MLLPHKLIIQILLRLPVKSLIRFKSVCKLWFSLISHDPHFANSHFQLNSATHTRRILLMSTSTHQSRSIDFETSLDDDNASFSLNLPEGFRGLEITGSCRGFLLFCSSLSIYLWNPYLWNPSTGVHKHIPLSPFGFNLDAEYFYGFGYDDSTEDYLVVSMSRIDSGDPPLRLEYFSLKSNTWKEVEGPHFPYVFQEDEPKGGLLYKGAIHWVAYRYDLQTDVIVVFDLMERKLSYMLLPTDSDGSRLECGLWVYGEFLSVYTKYYTNDMVQIWVMKEYKVNSSWTMALALPSDPFFPLCCTKSDDIIGTDGEDGLVKYDKSGQCLEQHSYPNYYLRCNLTMYIDSLLSLPGGYGDNQQA